The following proteins are encoded in a genomic region of Hyalangium minutum:
- a CDS encoding M20/M25/M40 family metallo-hydrolase encodes MRSLPLCLTLIALGCSHAAGPASPSRPRTADTELRTLLAELVAVDTSNPPGNETAAAQVAAKWLREAGIEVEILEPAPGRGNLLARLKGTGGGRPILVLAHLDTVPAKREEWATDPWQLTEREGFLYGRGVQDNKGMAAASVLALRRLQREGGKRSRDLILYLGADEEVGPRYGLEWMLANRPELREAEFALNEGGLTELAADRSRVQFVALQAAERVSRDVVLKATGPGGHSSAPPADPNPLVRVSAAVARIGALTFPARLTPAARLHIQGRAPRTAGELGEALKRIAASPDAPPSDAVDTVARLDPALAAVMRTTCTPTVFQAGTRPNVIPATAEATINCRLLPDEDAPALKARLVAAVADPSVQVEMNTSPPNSPMSPVGDNAMFQAARAAASQVWPGVPVIPRQSTGTTESALLRRAGIHAYGIDLFALTPEDARTAHAPNERVPVASLQPGAEFVYLLLHELVKE; translated from the coding sequence ATGCGCTCCCTTCCCTTGTGCCTCACCCTCATCGCCCTGGGTTGCAGCCACGCGGCTGGACCGGCCTCCCCTTCGCGTCCGCGTACTGCGGACACCGAACTGCGGACGCTGCTCGCCGAGCTCGTCGCGGTGGACACCTCCAACCCTCCCGGGAATGAGACCGCCGCCGCCCAGGTGGCGGCAAAGTGGCTGCGCGAAGCGGGCATCGAGGTGGAAATCCTCGAGCCTGCCCCTGGGCGCGGGAACCTGCTGGCCCGGCTGAAGGGCACGGGCGGCGGCCGTCCCATCCTCGTCCTGGCACACCTGGACACGGTCCCTGCCAAGCGCGAGGAGTGGGCAACCGATCCCTGGCAGCTCACCGAGCGCGAGGGCTTCCTCTATGGCCGCGGTGTGCAGGACAACAAGGGCATGGCCGCCGCGAGCGTGCTGGCGCTGCGGCGGCTCCAGCGGGAGGGCGGGAAGCGATCGCGAGACCTCATCCTGTACCTCGGCGCGGACGAGGAGGTGGGCCCTCGCTACGGGCTGGAGTGGATGCTGGCGAACCGTCCGGAGCTGCGCGAGGCCGAGTTCGCCCTCAACGAGGGGGGCCTCACCGAGCTGGCCGCGGACCGAAGCCGGGTGCAGTTCGTGGCGCTCCAGGCCGCCGAGCGTGTCTCCCGGGACGTGGTGCTCAAGGCCACGGGCCCAGGGGGCCACTCGTCCGCGCCGCCCGCGGACCCCAACCCGCTGGTACGGGTGTCCGCGGCGGTGGCTCGCATCGGGGCCCTCACCTTCCCGGCCCGGCTGACGCCGGCGGCGCGGCTGCACATCCAGGGGCGTGCTCCCCGGACCGCCGGCGAGCTGGGCGAAGCGCTGAAGCGCATTGCCGCATCACCCGACGCGCCACCTTCGGACGCGGTGGATACTGTGGCCCGCCTGGATCCGGCCCTGGCGGCGGTGATGCGCACCACGTGCACACCCACCGTCTTCCAGGCGGGCACCCGCCCCAATGTCATCCCCGCCACTGCCGAGGCCACCATCAACTGCCGGCTGCTGCCGGACGAAGACGCCCCCGCGCTCAAGGCCCGCCTTGTCGCCGCGGTGGCGGATCCCTCCGTCCAGGTGGAAATGAACACGAGTCCTCCGAACTCGCCCATGTCGCCCGTGGGGGATAACGCGATGTTCCAGGCCGCGAGGGCCGCAGCGTCCCAGGTGTGGCCCGGCGTGCCCGTCATCCCCCGCCAGTCCACCGGCACCACCGAGTCGGCCCTGCTCCGGCGTGCTGGCATTCATGCCTACGGCATCGACCTGTTCGCGCTCACTCCCGAGGATGCGCGCACCGCGCACGCTCCCAACGAGCGGGTGCCCGTGGCCTCGCTCCAGCCAGGCGCCGAGTTCGTCTACCTGCTGCTCCACGAGCTGGTGAAGGAGTAG
- a CDS encoding dipeptide epimerase encodes MPPALNPRVVELPLRHAWTISRGTSTSKRNVFVELRSGEHVGIGEAAPNVRYHESAETVLESLGKLAPVLDRQDLRYFRDLSEALQEAVPGNGAAKAAVDIALHDLAGKVLGAPLYRLIGVDPARMPITSFSIGIDDPETLARKVREAEPYPVLKVKLGADRVREVFGTVRAATSKVIRVDANEAWRPEEALQHIEWMATQGVELVEQPLPAADEEGAKWLKARSPLPLVADEALIRASDVPRLAEGYHGINVKLQKAGGIRETLRIIDVARACGLKVMIGCMVETSVGIAAAAHLGPLADWLDLDGNLLIAEDPFQGHPVVEGRIQLGDGPGLGVEPRTRA; translated from the coding sequence ATGCCCCCCGCCTTGAATCCTCGCGTCGTCGAACTGCCGCTGCGCCACGCCTGGACGATCTCCCGAGGCACCAGCACCTCGAAGCGCAACGTCTTCGTCGAGCTGCGCTCTGGAGAGCACGTGGGGATCGGCGAGGCCGCGCCCAACGTGCGCTACCACGAGTCCGCGGAGACGGTGCTGGAGTCCCTGGGCAAGCTGGCACCCGTGCTCGACCGGCAGGACCTGCGCTACTTCCGTGACCTCTCGGAGGCGCTCCAGGAGGCCGTGCCCGGCAACGGCGCGGCCAAGGCGGCGGTGGACATCGCCCTGCATGACCTGGCGGGCAAGGTGCTCGGGGCGCCGCTGTACCGGCTGATCGGAGTCGATCCGGCGCGCATGCCCATCACCTCGTTCTCCATTGGGATCGACGACCCGGAGACGCTGGCGCGCAAGGTGCGCGAGGCCGAGCCGTACCCGGTTCTCAAGGTGAAGCTGGGCGCGGACCGGGTGCGCGAAGTTTTCGGCACGGTGCGGGCGGCGACCTCCAAGGTGATTCGCGTGGATGCGAACGAGGCCTGGCGTCCCGAAGAGGCGCTCCAGCACATCGAGTGGATGGCCACTCAGGGTGTGGAGCTGGTGGAGCAGCCCCTGCCCGCGGCGGACGAGGAGGGCGCGAAGTGGCTGAAGGCGCGCTCGCCGCTGCCGCTGGTGGCGGATGAGGCCCTGATTCGCGCCTCGGATGTGCCGCGGCTTGCCGAGGGGTACCACGGCATCAACGTGAAGCTGCAGAAGGCCGGTGGCATCCGCGAGACGTTGCGCATCATCGATGTGGCCCGGGCCTGTGGGCTGAAGGTGATGATCGGGTGCATGGTGGAGACGTCGGTGGGCATCGCTGCTGCGGCGCACCTGGGGCCCCTGGCGGACTGGCTGGACCTGGACGGCAACCTGCTCATCGCCGAGGACCCCTTCCAGGGACACCCAGTGGTGGAGGGGCGCATCCAGCTCGGGGACGGGCCGGGGCTGGGCGTGGAGCCGCGGACGCGCGCGTGA
- a CDS encoding PLP-dependent aminotransferase family protein, producing MDTAHRSKLYEQVAERIGDAIATGTLRPGERLPSVRELSTRERVSISTVLQAYVHLESMGLVETRPQSGHYVRRRERPLPAEPQVSSRPPTTASPVSVSALVARVYRSASDPRMVPLGAGIPAAELLPTRRLNRELALLAREAGELAVAYDMPPGCPELRRQLARRALDWGCTLGADDFITTCGASEALHLSLLAVARTGDTIAIESPAYYGTLRAIEALGLRALEIPCHPRHGMEIEALEAVLAKRRVAAVLIVPSFSNPVGSCMPEVNRQRLVTLLAQHDVPLIEDDLYGDLHFGAERPRPCKAFDTDGRVLLCGSFSKTLAPGYRVGWVAPGRYRERVELLKFAQTVATPTLPQLAIARFLQGGGYDRHLRTLRRRVAAQVERMREAIAEHFPQGTCATRPTGNALLWVELPPTVDALILHERALEAGISIAPGPIFSAQARRYSHHIRLNCGHPWSPRIEAAMATLGSLARSLA from the coding sequence ATGGACACAGCCCACAGGTCAAAGCTGTACGAGCAGGTGGCCGAGCGCATTGGTGACGCCATCGCCACCGGCACGCTGCGGCCTGGGGAGCGCCTGCCCTCCGTACGAGAGCTCAGCACCCGCGAGCGGGTGAGCATCTCCACCGTGCTGCAAGCGTACGTCCACCTGGAGTCCATGGGGCTCGTGGAGACGCGTCCCCAGTCGGGCCACTACGTGCGCCGGCGCGAGCGCCCTCTGCCCGCCGAGCCTCAGGTGTCCTCCCGGCCCCCCACCACTGCCAGTCCCGTGAGCGTCAGCGCGCTCGTGGCCCGTGTGTACCGGTCCGCGAGCGATCCCCGGATGGTGCCCCTCGGTGCTGGCATCCCCGCCGCGGAGCTGCTGCCCACCCGGCGCCTCAACCGCGAGCTGGCGCTCCTGGCTCGCGAGGCCGGTGAGCTGGCCGTGGCCTACGACATGCCGCCCGGCTGTCCGGAGCTGCGGAGACAGCTCGCCCGTCGCGCGCTCGACTGGGGCTGTACCCTGGGCGCGGATGACTTCATCACCACCTGTGGCGCCTCCGAGGCCCTCCACCTGAGCCTCCTCGCCGTGGCGAGGACCGGCGACACCATCGCCATCGAGTCCCCCGCCTACTACGGCACCCTGCGGGCCATCGAGGCGCTCGGGCTGCGGGCCCTGGAGATTCCCTGCCACCCTCGGCACGGAATGGAAATCGAGGCCCTGGAGGCAGTGCTCGCCAAGCGGCGCGTGGCCGCTGTGCTGATCGTGCCCAGCTTCAGCAACCCCGTGGGCAGCTGCATGCCCGAGGTGAACCGCCAGCGCCTCGTGACGCTGCTCGCCCAGCACGACGTTCCCCTCATCGAGGACGATCTTTACGGAGATCTCCACTTCGGCGCGGAGCGCCCCCGGCCCTGCAAGGCATTCGATACCGACGGACGGGTGCTGCTGTGTGGCTCCTTCTCGAAGACCCTGGCCCCTGGCTACCGGGTGGGGTGGGTGGCTCCCGGCCGCTACCGCGAGCGCGTGGAGTTGCTGAAGTTCGCGCAGACCGTGGCCACGCCCACGCTGCCCCAGCTCGCCATCGCCCGCTTCCTCCAGGGCGGAGGCTACGACCGGCACCTCCGGACGCTGCGGCGCCGGGTGGCCGCGCAGGTGGAGCGCATGCGCGAGGCCATCGCCGAGCACTTCCCCCAGGGCACCTGCGCGACGCGGCCCACCGGCAACGCGCTGCTCTGGGTCGAGCTGCCTCCCACGGTGGATGCGCTCATCCTCCACGAGCGAGCGCTGGAGGCGGGGATCAGCATCGCGCCCGGCCCCATCTTCTCCGCGCAGGCCCGGCGCTATTCCCACCACATCCGTCTGAACTGCGGCCACCCGTGGTCTCCTCGCATCGAGGCCGCAATGGCCACGCTGGGGAGCCTGGCGCGGAGCCTTGCCTGA
- a CDS encoding DUF819 domain-containing protein, with protein MSPALIQDPMSVLAVLLGVVGLLFLADRHPVLGRFFRVVPLLVFIYFVPTLLSNLGVIPLQSELYRFVRAYLLPASLVLLVLSVDLPAIARLGRNAVVIFLAGAVGIVLGGPLAYLLLGGLVPAELGEEAWKGLAALSGSWIGGSANFVAIGQSVGAKDSTLSMMVVVDVGVSNIWTAVLLSFAGREQQMDAKIGADRRTLDAVRGEVERLQAETARPASLADLLWMLAIAFGATVACTVVASKLPDLGSVVTGFTWVVLLVTTVGVVLSFTPVRRLEGAGASRMGSVFLYLLVATIGAQAEFRRLLDAPALVAVGMVWMAIHAAVTLGVRRLLRAPIFFAAVGSQANVGGTASASVVAAAFHPALAPVGVLLAVLGYVLGTYGGLISAAMLKQVYQLLH; from the coding sequence GTGAGCCCGGCACTCATCCAGGACCCGATGTCGGTGCTCGCGGTGCTGCTGGGCGTCGTCGGCCTGCTGTTCCTGGCCGATCGGCATCCGGTGCTCGGGCGGTTTTTCCGCGTGGTGCCGCTGCTCGTCTTCATCTACTTCGTTCCCACGCTGCTCTCGAACCTGGGCGTGATTCCGCTCCAGTCCGAGCTGTACCGCTTCGTGCGCGCGTACCTGCTGCCCGCGAGCCTGGTGCTGCTGGTGCTCTCCGTGGACCTGCCCGCGATTGCCCGGCTGGGACGCAACGCGGTGGTGATCTTCCTGGCGGGAGCGGTGGGCATCGTCCTGGGAGGACCCCTGGCGTACCTGCTGCTCGGGGGGCTGGTGCCGGCCGAGCTGGGAGAGGAAGCCTGGAAGGGGCTGGCGGCGCTGAGCGGCTCGTGGATCGGCGGCAGTGCGAACTTCGTGGCCATTGGCCAGAGCGTGGGTGCCAAAGACAGCACGTTGAGCATGATGGTGGTGGTGGACGTGGGCGTCTCCAACATCTGGACGGCGGTGCTGTTGTCCTTCGCGGGCCGCGAGCAGCAGATGGACGCGAAGATTGGCGCGGATCGGCGGACACTGGACGCGGTGCGAGGAGAGGTGGAGCGCCTTCAGGCCGAGACGGCCCGGCCCGCGAGTCTGGCGGACCTGCTGTGGATGCTGGCCATCGCCTTCGGGGCGACGGTGGCGTGTACGGTGGTGGCCTCGAAGCTGCCGGACCTGGGCAGCGTCGTGACGGGCTTCACGTGGGTGGTGTTGCTGGTGACGACCGTGGGCGTGGTCCTCTCCTTCACTCCGGTGCGGAGGTTGGAGGGGGCGGGGGCCAGCCGGATGGGCTCGGTCTTCCTCTACCTGCTGGTGGCCACCATCGGTGCGCAGGCCGAGTTCCGGCGCCTCCTGGACGCTCCGGCGCTGGTGGCGGTGGGCATGGTGTGGATGGCCATCCACGCGGCGGTGACGCTGGGCGTACGGCGGTTGCTGCGAGCGCCCATCTTCTTCGCGGCGGTGGGCTCACAGGCAAACGTGGGAGGCACAGCGTCCGCTTCGGTGGTGGCCGCGGCTTTCCACCCGGCCTTGGCACCCGTGGGCGTGCTGCTGGCCGTGCTGGGCTACGTGTTGGGCACCTACGGTGGACTGATCAGCGCGGCGATGCTCAAGCAGGTGTACCAGCTCCTCCACTGA
- a CDS encoding DUF2917 domain-containing protein encodes MTNVLLGTGWMRRAFAKLLPVRCPVGYGTVTLAQGELWSRRVHAYRLTFTCHEGWVWLTREGDAEDHVLAAGDSVQLDQPGLVVVQALRSARFELQRATLEGTDLPHTPRAVSG; translated from the coding sequence ATGACGAATGTTCTCCTTGGTACGGGATGGATGCGCAGGGCCTTCGCGAAGCTGCTCCCAGTGCGGTGCCCCGTGGGGTACGGCACGGTGACGCTGGCCCAGGGCGAGCTCTGGAGCCGCCGGGTGCACGCCTACAGACTCACCTTCACCTGCCACGAGGGCTGGGTGTGGCTCACGCGCGAGGGTGATGCCGAGGACCATGTGCTCGCGGCCGGTGACTCGGTGCAGCTGGACCAGCCAGGGCTCGTGGTGGTGCAGGCGCTGCGGTCAGCACGCTTCGAGCTGCAACGGGCGACGCTCGAAGGGACGGACCTGCCGCACACGCCGAGAGCCGTGTCAGGGTAG